Proteins co-encoded in one Natronorubrum daqingense genomic window:
- a CDS encoding gamma-glutamyltransferase family protein — MGTNRSRRAFLASSGGIGAATIAGCTNVPGTDSEEHVESGSGTIVSQHHLATEAGLEVLEEGGTAADAAIAVACALSVVEPWFSSALGGGTWALYYDADDEEVTSVDGVGPVGSDATVEDFEERAEEDGMHQAVVPGAWDGWMLWLEEYGALDLEEVLSPATTLAREGYPVSEEMANWLEDESGPIEDRPNAAEIYMPDGDLLAEDETVSQEAMAETFESLVDAYDDERDEGRSEAVQAARDYFYRGPIAEEIVAFSEEHDGYLTDEDFETFEAELVDPISIEYDEEIDVYQNPPNSQGITQLLALAILREYDLSDLEPDDADAVHLQAEAIKLAFADRYHHVGDPERVDVPVDELLDEEYAADQGDRIDTDEAMEWPIDSELEDTNASASSSTASVGDADHTTTFHVVDEEGNAAAVTTSLGAQFLVVGETGIHINNRMRMLALEDENPNQVTPGYKVRHTSNPYLALRDGDPYILGGNTGVDTQPQGQTQQFLNVVEFGLDAQDAISHPRFVSTAFPATDVPYDAENTLEIESSYPSDVLDDLEDRGHDVVDAPSVGTATMLVLEDGDAPQIGAEPRITTADGDALSDSE, encoded by the coding sequence ATGGGAACCAATCGCTCTCGCCGCGCATTTCTCGCGAGCAGCGGCGGGATCGGCGCGGCGACCATCGCCGGCTGTACCAACGTTCCGGGGACGGACTCCGAGGAGCACGTGGAATCTGGCTCCGGAACGATCGTCTCCCAGCACCACCTCGCGACCGAGGCCGGCCTCGAGGTCCTCGAGGAGGGCGGAACGGCCGCCGACGCCGCCATCGCCGTCGCCTGTGCCTTGAGCGTCGTCGAGCCCTGGTTTTCCTCCGCGCTGGGCGGGGGCACCTGGGCGCTCTACTACGACGCCGACGACGAGGAGGTGACTAGCGTGGACGGCGTCGGTCCCGTCGGCTCCGATGCGACGGTCGAAGACTTCGAGGAGCGCGCCGAAGAAGACGGCATGCACCAGGCAGTCGTCCCCGGCGCCTGGGACGGCTGGATGCTGTGGCTCGAGGAGTACGGCGCGCTCGATCTCGAGGAGGTGCTCTCGCCGGCGACAACGCTCGCTCGAGAGGGCTACCCGGTCAGCGAGGAGATGGCCAACTGGCTCGAGGACGAATCAGGCCCAATCGAGGATCGACCCAACGCGGCGGAGATTTACATGCCGGATGGCGACCTCCTCGCGGAGGACGAGACGGTCTCCCAGGAGGCGATGGCGGAGACGTTCGAGTCGCTCGTCGACGCGTACGACGACGAACGCGACGAGGGTCGATCCGAGGCGGTACAGGCCGCGAGAGACTACTTCTACCGCGGGCCGATCGCCGAGGAGATCGTCGCGTTCTCCGAGGAACACGACGGGTACCTCACGGACGAGGATTTCGAGACGTTCGAGGCCGAACTCGTCGACCCGATCTCGATCGAGTACGACGAGGAGATCGACGTCTATCAGAATCCCCCGAACAGTCAGGGAATCACGCAGCTCCTGGCGTTGGCGATCTTGCGGGAGTACGACCTCTCCGACCTCGAGCCCGACGACGCGGACGCGGTACACCTGCAAGCCGAGGCGATCAAACTCGCGTTCGCCGACCGCTACCACCACGTCGGCGACCCCGAGCGAGTCGACGTGCCGGTCGACGAACTGCTCGACGAGGAGTACGCGGCGGACCAGGGCGACCGAATCGACACGGACGAGGCCATGGAGTGGCCGATCGACTCAGAACTCGAGGACACGAACGCCTCCGCTTCAAGCTCCACCGCCTCCGTCGGCGACGCCGACCACACCACCACGTTCCACGTCGTCGACGAGGAGGGCAACGCGGCAGCCGTGACGACCAGCCTGGGCGCGCAGTTTCTGGTCGTCGGCGAGACCGGGATCCACATCAACAACCGAATGCGGATGCTCGCGCTCGAGGACGAGAATCCGAATCAGGTCACCCCCGGCTACAAGGTCCGGCACACGTCGAATCCCTACCTGGCCCTCCGCGACGGCGACCCCTACATTCTGGGCGGAAACACCGGCGTGGATACCCAACCCCAGGGCCAGACCCAACAGTTTCTCAACGTCGTCGAGTTCGGACTCGACGCACAGGACGCCATCTCCCACCCTCGATTCGTCAGCACCGCGTTTCCGGCGACCGACGTCCCCTACGACGCCGAGAACACGCTCGAGATCGAATCGTCGTACCCCTCGGACGTGCTCGATGACCTCGAGGACCGCGGGCACGATGTCGTGGACGCGCCGTCCGTCGGAACCGCGACGATGCTCGTGCTCGAGGACGGGGACGCGCCACAGATCGGTGCCGAACCGAGAATTACGACCGCCGACGGCGATGCGCTGTCCGACTCCGAGTAG
- a CDS encoding ornithine cyclodeaminase family protein, giving the protein MSTVPILTDGDVYSQYDYELVVDAVRDAFAERAAGTLEAPPRWRVAAGEGDLVFTAGAATGSTNAAGFRVYETHPETGADHTELVAVFDATTGAFRGLFLGHAVGGLRTGGIGGVAIDALAPAESATLGVLGSGFQARAQVGAACAVRDFEEVLVYSPTPDSRREFAETADDDVAPSVRALEDPEPVVRSADALVCATNSTDPVFDPEWLQSGTHVTTIGPKFETAHELPLEVLERADAITTDSIPQLEAADRPTIVGRETDDELVELADVLADPDRGRSSADDLTVFCSVGLAGTEVVLGNSFLEAFASSAE; this is encoded by the coding sequence ATGTCCACCGTTCCGATCCTCACTGACGGCGACGTCTATTCACAGTACGACTACGAGCTGGTCGTCGACGCCGTGCGAGACGCCTTCGCCGAGCGCGCCGCGGGAACGCTCGAGGCCCCGCCGCGCTGGCGTGTCGCCGCCGGCGAGGGTGATCTGGTGTTCACCGCGGGTGCGGCGACCGGTTCGACGAACGCGGCCGGCTTCCGAGTCTACGAGACCCATCCCGAGACTGGCGCGGACCACACGGAACTCGTGGCCGTCTTCGACGCGACGACCGGCGCGTTCAGGGGGCTCTTCCTCGGCCACGCCGTCGGCGGCCTGCGAACCGGCGGGATCGGTGGCGTCGCGATCGACGCACTCGCACCCGCGGAAAGCGCCACGTTGGGCGTGCTGGGAAGCGGCTTTCAGGCTCGAGCGCAGGTCGGCGCGGCCTGTGCGGTCCGCGACTTTGAGGAGGTCCTCGTCTACAGCCCGACGCCGGACAGTCGACGCGAATTCGCGGAGACGGCCGACGACGACGTCGCCCCCTCCGTCCGTGCACTCGAGGACCCCGAACCGGTCGTTCGATCGGCCGACGCCCTCGTCTGTGCGACGAACAGCACGGACCCCGTCTTCGACCCAGAGTGGCTCCAGTCGGGCACGCACGTCACGACCATCGGCCCGAAGTTCGAAACCGCACACGAACTGCCACTCGAGGTGCTCGAGCGCGCCGACGCGATCACGACGGACTCGATACCACAACTCGAGGCCGCCGACCGACCGACGATCGTCGGACGCGAGACCGACGACGAACTCGTCGAACTCGCCGACGTACTCGCGGACCCCGACCGCGGGCGCTCGAGCGCCGACGACCTCACGGTGTTCTGTTCGGTCGGCCTCGCCGGAACGGAGGTCGTCCTCGGAAACAGCTTTCTCGAGGCGTTTGCGTCTTCGGCGGAGTGA
- a CDS encoding methylated-DNA--[protein]-cysteine S-methyltransferase translates to MEIQLFDTTRDIDASRIDADPATVREQIREYESGERTEFDLEVDYLEGFTGRVMRAMVDIPAGETRTYGEVATALESASIAVGQACGRNPIPVIVPCHRIVGVDSLTGYAGGLDLKRRLLEHEGAAIPGEP, encoded by the coding sequence ATGGAGATCCAGCTATTCGACACGACGCGCGACATCGACGCGTCGCGGATCGACGCCGACCCGGCGACGGTTCGCGAGCAGATCCGCGAGTACGAGTCAGGCGAGCGCACCGAGTTCGACCTCGAGGTCGACTATCTCGAGGGGTTCACGGGCAGGGTCATGCGAGCGATGGTAGACATTCCGGCGGGCGAGACGCGAACCTACGGCGAGGTCGCGACGGCCCTCGAGAGCGCGTCAATCGCGGTCGGGCAGGCCTGCGGACGGAATCCGATCCCCGTCATCGTCCCCTGTCACCGTATCGTCGGCGTCGATTCGCTTACGGGCTACGCCGGCGGTCTGGACCTGAAACGACGGCTTCTCGAGCACGAGGGGGCGGCGATTCCGGGCGAGCCGTAG
- a CDS encoding tryptophan--tRNA ligase: MTGDEPLEGAESGEPTTDGGERSVPAQSALRADGGAAGADDVALDPWGSSSVSDYRNLFEEFGIEEFDEVLGEVPHPHYLMRRGVIFGHREYGPVAEALRNDEPAAVLSGFMPTGDPHIGHKLVFDEIIWHQQQGADAYGLIADLEANAARGMSWEEIDEHGRDYLLSLLALGFDPEEGTLYRQSENRELQDLAFELGAEANFSEFQAIYGFDGETDVSHMQSVVTQMADILYPQLEEPKPTVIPVGPDQDPHVRLARDLAERMRFFKVSKAYASFELEPAERDLVAGFYERLNPADWNDDDLRCVHVAEALEETPLSDLDVSADTLASVLTKLEEAGMEPVRPRTRFFDRRATEDAFDALIDAIEGEKRVYESHIDAFEIELEEAAELARKVEVDNGGYGFQPPSSIYHRFMTGLTGGKMSSSIPASHISLLDDPEDGYDKVKSATTGGRETAEEQREKGGKADECPVYELYAYLLAGDDDEFAKRVYDECVGGERLCGDCKEQAAQLIKEFLAEHQEKRAEVEELLERADIELESPRRRS; this comes from the coding sequence ATGACCGGAGACGAGCCACTCGAGGGAGCCGAGTCAGGGGAACCGACGACCGATGGAGGTGAACGCTCCGTGCCAGCGCAGTCAGCGCTTCGTGCCGACGGCGGCGCTGCCGGAGCCGACGACGTTGCCCTCGATCCGTGGGGTTCCTCGAGCGTCTCCGACTATCGGAACCTCTTCGAGGAGTTCGGCATCGAGGAGTTCGACGAGGTACTCGGGGAGGTACCCCATCCACATTACCTGATGCGCCGAGGCGTCATCTTCGGCCACCGGGAGTACGGGCCGGTCGCGGAGGCCCTCCGGAACGACGAGCCCGCAGCCGTTCTCTCTGGCTTTATGCCCACGGGCGACCCCCACATCGGCCACAAGCTCGTCTTCGACGAGATCATCTGGCACCAACAGCAGGGAGCCGACGCCTACGGGTTGATCGCCGATCTCGAGGCCAATGCCGCCCGCGGCATGAGCTGGGAGGAGATCGACGAGCACGGTCGCGACTACCTGCTCTCCCTGCTCGCACTCGGTTTCGACCCCGAGGAAGGCACGCTCTACCGCCAATCCGAGAACCGCGAACTGCAGGATCTGGCGTTCGAACTCGGTGCCGAGGCCAACTTCTCGGAGTTCCAGGCGATCTACGGCTTCGACGGCGAGACCGACGTCTCGCACATGCAATCGGTCGTCACCCAGATGGCCGACATCCTCTATCCCCAACTCGAGGAGCCAAAGCCGACCGTCATCCCCGTCGGCCCGGATCAGGACCCCCACGTTCGACTCGCTCGAGACCTCGCCGAGCGGATGCGCTTTTTCAAGGTCTCGAAGGCCTACGCCAGCTTCGAACTCGAGCCTGCAGAGCGCGACCTCGTCGCCGGCTTCTACGAACGACTCAATCCGGCCGACTGGAACGACGACGACCTTCGGTGCGTCCACGTCGCGGAGGCGCTCGAGGAGACGCCGCTTTCGGACCTCGACGTCTCTGCCGACACGCTCGCGTCGGTTCTGACGAAACTCGAGGAAGCCGGAATGGAACCGGTTCGTCCCCGCACTCGATTCTTCGACCGGCGGGCGACCGAGGACGCCTTCGACGCCCTCATCGACGCCATCGAGGGCGAGAAACGGGTCTACGAGAGCCACATCGACGCCTTCGAGATCGAACTCGAGGAGGCGGCCGAACTCGCTCGCAAGGTCGAAGTCGACAACGGCGGCTACGGCTTCCAGCCACCCTCGTCGATCTACCACCGGTTTATGACCGGCCTGACGGGCGGCAAGATGTCCTCCTCGATTCCGGCGAGTCACATCTCGCTGCTCGACGACCCCGAAGACGGCTACGATAAGGTGAAATCGGCGACGACCGGCGGCCGCGAGACGGCCGAAGAACAACGCGAGAAGGGCGGGAAGGCCGACGAGTGTCCCGTCTACGAACTCTACGCGTACCTGCTCGCCGGCGACGACGACGAGTTCGCCAAGCGCGTCTACGACGAGTGCGTCGGCGGCGAGCGTCTCTGTGGCGACTGCAAGGAACAGGCAGCCCAACTTATCAAGGAATTCCTCGCAGAACACCAGGAAAAGCGCGCCGAGGTCGAGGAGTTGCTCGAGCGAGCGGACATCGAACTCGAGTCTCCGCGTCGTCGCTCGTAA
- the pheS gene encoding phenylalanine--tRNA ligase subunit alpha has translation MQLPEQQVAVVEAASADEAQSVDALAAATDLPPETVTGAVFALEEEGLVAVDERVDETIALTDEGREYADAQLPEIQLYEAALEAGADADAVGMGQAIGTSGLEGPQVDIALSNYARKGYGVVDSGEITADPDADPTADAEANALDALAGEDGVPADSVDADEETLEHLERRGLLEVSESTVREVTLTEVGVTELMAGIETAETVGQVTPELLTSGDWESVEFAEYNVEADAESVEGGRVHILRQMSERVKDVLVGMGFQEMDGPHADADFWINDCLFMPQDHPARTHWDRFALEQPTHIDELPEDLVERVERAHREGVGEDSEGYHSPWDEDFARALALRGHTTSLSTRYLSGTEIGEIEPPARFFSVEKAYRNDTLDATHLLEFYQIEGWVMAEDLSVRDLMGTFEEFYAQFGIEDIQFKPHYNPYTEPSFELFGTHPTTGELIEIGNSGIFREEMLEPLGVDCDVMAWGLALERLAMLTTGAEDIRDLHGTLADLEFLRNAEVTY, from the coding sequence ATGCAACTTCCCGAACAACAGGTCGCGGTCGTCGAGGCCGCGAGCGCAGACGAGGCCCAATCCGTCGACGCCCTCGCTGCGGCGACCGACCTCCCCCCCGAGACCGTCACCGGCGCGGTTTTCGCGCTCGAGGAGGAGGGGTTGGTCGCCGTCGACGAACGCGTCGACGAAACGATCGCGCTCACCGACGAAGGGCGCGAATACGCGGACGCACAGCTCCCGGAGATCCAACTCTACGAGGCCGCACTCGAGGCCGGTGCCGACGCCGACGCCGTCGGAATGGGCCAGGCGATCGGAACGAGCGGCCTCGAGGGGCCACAGGTCGACATCGCCCTCTCGAACTACGCCCGGAAGGGCTACGGCGTCGTCGACAGCGGCGAGATCACCGCCGATCCGGACGCCGACCCGACCGCCGACGCCGAGGCGAACGCACTCGACGCCCTCGCCGGCGAGGACGGCGTTCCCGCCGATAGCGTCGACGCGGACGAGGAGACCCTCGAGCACCTCGAGCGACGGGGCTTACTCGAGGTGAGCGAATCGACCGTTCGCGAGGTGACGCTCACCGAGGTGGGCGTCACGGAACTGATGGCCGGTATCGAGACGGCCGAGACGGTCGGCCAGGTCACGCCCGAACTCCTCACGAGCGGCGACTGGGAGTCGGTCGAGTTCGCCGAGTACAACGTCGAGGCCGACGCGGAGTCGGTCGAGGGCGGGCGCGTCCACATCCTCCGACAGATGTCCGAGCGGGTCAAAGACGTGCTCGTCGGCATGGGCTTTCAGGAGATGGACGGCCCCCACGCCGACGCGGACTTCTGGATCAACGACTGTCTGTTCATGCCACAGGACCATCCCGCGCGCACGCACTGGGACCGGTTCGCCCTCGAGCAGCCGACGCACATCGACGAGTTGCCGGAGGACCTCGTCGAACGCGTTGAGCGCGCCCACAGAGAGGGCGTCGGCGAGGACAGCGAAGGCTACCACTCGCCGTGGGACGAGGACTTCGCGCGGGCGCTCGCCCTGCGCGGACACACCACCTCGCTCTCGACGCGGTACCTTTCGGGGACCGAAATTGGCGAGATCGAACCGCCCGCACGATTCTTCAGCGTCGAGAAGGCCTACCGAAACGACACGCTGGACGCGACGCACTTGCTCGAGTTCTACCAGATCGAAGGCTGGGTCATGGCGGAGGACCTCTCCGTGCGCGACCTGATGGGCACCTTCGAGGAGTTCTACGCCCAGTTCGGGATCGAGGATATCCAGTTCAAACCCCACTATAACCCCTACACGGAGCCCAGCTTCGAACTGTTCGGTACCCACCCCACGACGGGCGAACTGATCGAGATCGGCAACTCGGGTATCTTCCGCGAGGAGATGTTAGAGCCCCTCGGCGTCGACTGCGACGTCATGGCCTGGGGGCTCGCCTTAGAGCGCCTCGCGATGCTCACCACGGGCGCGGAGGACATCCGCGACCTCCACGGCACGCTCGCCGACCTCGAGTTCCTGCGAAACGCGGAGGTGACCTACTGA
- a CDS encoding tRNA ligase subunit PheS family protein, with protein sequence MPTVDIDPDELRELTGHEETSDDDLIDDLFGLGLEFEGRTEDGEFELEFAPDRLDRLSVEGVARSMRYHYGDARGVHVPSPNSAEWTIEVDESVPVERPYVTGAVIRDVNLDEDALDSLIQLQEKLHATMGRKRAKGAIGIHDLTMLKGSTATDGGGSAIQYVGVDPEEDTFVPLDSDVEMTPAQVLEDHQTGQTYADLVSGYERYPAIYDDLGLFSFPPVINGRRTEVSTDSRDLFVEMTGTDQWTIDKMLNIVCYALSARGATIEDVSVEYPDHELVRPDLSTKTKTVAHSRIETILGIDFDPAEVIDLAERSGLDAMKREDGETGNGEESITPLADRDGLEERDAANSSDTPQAPDDAASSGDLVYEVTIPPYRVDVLHPLDVIDDLGRAYGFNDLEPKYPDVGTVGGRHERSRLERAVRTQLTGLGFEDMLNFHMINEEENYERLELPPDSAAYGAGEPATIKEPYSEDYTMLRTWVLPSLVMVLERNTHRSYPQHLSEIGFRAALDDGENTGVGESRHVGAVLANHDAGYEDAKARLQAVVDDFDGDLETPPTDHPSFISGRTAAIVVDGEEVGVIGEVHPKVLVEHDLEVPVAAFEFDLEALR encoded by the coding sequence ATGCCAACCGTCGACATCGACCCAGACGAACTCCGAGAACTGACCGGCCACGAGGAAACGAGCGACGACGATCTCATCGACGACCTCTTCGGCCTCGGCCTCGAGTTCGAAGGCCGAACCGAAGACGGCGAGTTCGAACTCGAGTTCGCCCCGGATCGACTCGATCGCCTCTCCGTCGAAGGCGTCGCCCGCTCGATGCGCTATCACTACGGCGACGCTCGAGGGGTCCACGTCCCCTCGCCGAACTCGGCCGAGTGGACCATCGAGGTCGACGAGTCGGTTCCGGTCGAGCGACCGTACGTCACTGGCGCGGTGATCCGCGACGTGAACCTCGATGAGGACGCACTGGACTCGCTGATCCAGCTGCAAGAAAAGCTCCACGCGACGATGGGGCGAAAGCGCGCGAAGGGAGCCATCGGGATTCACGATCTGACGATGCTCAAAGGGAGTACGGCGACGGACGGCGGCGGGTCGGCGATCCAGTACGTCGGCGTCGACCCCGAGGAGGATACGTTCGTTCCGCTCGATTCGGACGTCGAGATGACGCCGGCACAGGTCCTCGAGGACCACCAGACGGGCCAGACCTACGCCGACCTCGTCAGCGGCTACGAGCGCTACCCCGCGATCTACGACGATCTCGGGCTGTTCTCGTTCCCGCCGGTGATCAACGGCCGGCGCACCGAGGTCTCGACGGACTCTCGAGACCTCTTCGTCGAGATGACGGGCACCGATCAGTGGACAATCGACAAGATGCTGAACATCGTCTGCTACGCGCTCTCTGCGCGCGGGGCGACGATCGAGGATGTTTCCGTCGAATACCCCGATCACGAGTTGGTGCGACCGGATCTCTCGACGAAGACGAAGACGGTCGCACACAGCCGTATCGAAACCATTCTCGGGATCGATTTCGATCCTGCGGAAGTGATCGACCTGGCCGAACGCTCGGGACTCGATGCCATGAAACGCGAGGATGGAGAGACGGGCAATGGCGAAGAGAGCATCACGCCGCTGGCAGATCGAGATGGACTCGAGGAACGAGACGCCGCGAACAGCTCGGACACGCCCCAGGCACCCGACGACGCCGCGTCATCGGGCGACCTCGTCTACGAGGTCACCATCCCGCCCTACCGCGTCGACGTGCTCCACCCGCTCGACGTCATCGACGACCTCGGGCGCGCCTACGGCTTCAACGACCTCGAGCCCAAGTACCCCGACGTGGGCACCGTCGGCGGCCGCCACGAACGTTCGCGACTCGAGCGGGCCGTTCGCACGCAGCTAACCGGCCTCGGCTTCGAGGACATGCTCAACTTCCACATGATCAACGAAGAGGAGAACTACGAGCGCCTCGAGCTACCCCCGGATTCGGCGGCCTACGGCGCCGGCGAGCCGGCGACGATCAAAGAGCCCTACAGCGAGGACTACACGATGCTCCGGACGTGGGTGCTCCCCTCGCTCGTGATGGTTCTCGAGCGAAACACCCACCGCTCGTACCCACAGCACCTCTCCGAGATCGGCTTCCGCGCGGCACTCGACGACGGCGAGAACACCGGCGTCGGCGAGAGCCGACACGTCGGGGCCGTCCTCGCGAACCACGACGCAGGGTACGAAGACGCCAAGGCGCGGCTTCAGGCGGTCGTCGACGATTTCGACGGCGACCTCGAGACCCCGCCGACCGACCACCCATCCTTCATTTCGGGTCGAACGGCAGCAATCGTCGTCGACGGCGAAGAAGTCGGCGTAATCGGCGAGGTTCACCCCAAAGTGCTCGTCGAACACGACCTCGAGGTTCCCGTTGCGGCCTTCGAGTTCGATCTCGAGGCGTTGCGGTAA
- a CDS encoding non-histone chromosomal MC1 family protein — translation MVREDGKRNFALRESGGDESSVFSGNTPRQAALKAARRLEPGSSESDAERVELRLREKGTSKVHIYEGWAWEETAPDDKPNWMPDEITEANVSKEGIEHLEE, via the coding sequence ATGGTACGTGAAGACGGTAAACGAAACTTTGCACTGCGCGAGTCGGGCGGCGACGAGTCGAGCGTCTTTTCGGGTAATACACCCCGTCAGGCGGCGCTCAAGGCGGCCCGACGACTCGAGCCTGGCTCGAGTGAAAGTGACGCAGAACGTGTCGAACTCCGACTACGGGAGAAAGGAACGAGCAAGGTACACATCTACGAGGGGTGGGCGTGGGAGGAGACGGCACCCGACGACAAGCCCAACTGGATGCCCGACGAGATCACCGAAGCGAACGTCTCGAAGGAAGGCATCGAACACTTAGAAGAGTAA
- a CDS encoding MFS transporter, with protein MIDRKWINLLLATAMFNLGFVIWFSFAPFTDEIAAEFGLSVAQLGLVSSAAVVAVPLGRIVIGPITDKLGAPVTAGVTLVVVGIFSILSAFAPTYEIFTVSRIIASLAGITFVIGIQHVAQWFEEENLGLAEGIFAGVGNAGAGLGAYFTLPRIFGEGYADPLFASNWRAAFFYTGVLAVVLGIVYFVVGDAARTEERRQAAKAGVTKSQWLYIATRHGAVVLSAAYIMTFGLEVAMNGWLGTYYREGFGEGDLVIAATFAATFSITAGLLRPLGGWISDVLARNERNILPWFEGRYREQWTFATMVFVVVALFGMTAAGLSGNIYLAVFAGFLVGVGCAFSEGAIFAQVPAMFPDNSGTVAGVVGGIGTVGGSVYPLLFAAPFLPNLHVGYTVVALTMIPILVLTAWVFQPHIAEHATEDGWIVDEQPAPTTATTSPSDD; from the coding sequence ATGATCGACCGAAAGTGGATCAACCTGTTGCTCGCGACCGCGATGTTCAATCTGGGGTTCGTCATCTGGTTCTCGTTCGCCCCCTTTACCGACGAAATCGCCGCGGAGTTCGGGCTATCGGTAGCCCAACTCGGATTGGTCTCGAGTGCGGCCGTGGTCGCCGTCCCCCTCGGCCGGATCGTTATCGGGCCGATCACCGATAAACTGGGTGCGCCGGTGACGGCTGGAGTCACGCTCGTCGTCGTCGGAATCTTCTCGATTCTCAGCGCGTTCGCGCCGACGTACGAGATATTCACCGTCTCGCGGATTATCGCCTCGTTGGCGGGGATCACCTTCGTCATCGGCATCCAACACGTCGCCCAATGGTTCGAAGAGGAGAACCTCGGTCTGGCTGAAGGAATCTTCGCCGGCGTCGGCAACGCCGGTGCCGGTCTCGGGGCGTACTTTACGCTGCCGCGAATTTTCGGCGAGGGGTACGCCGACCCCCTGTTCGCCTCGAACTGGCGAGCGGCGTTCTTCTACACCGGCGTTCTCGCTGTCGTTCTCGGAATCGTCTACTTCGTCGTCGGCGACGCCGCCAGGACCGAAGAACGACGGCAGGCTGCCAAAGCGGGCGTCACCAAATCTCAGTGGCTCTACATTGCGACGCGTCACGGTGCCGTCGTGCTTTCGGCCGCCTACATCATGACCTTCGGCCTCGAGGTCGCGATGAACGGCTGGCTCGGTACCTACTACCGCGAAGGGTTCGGCGAAGGCGACCTCGTGATCGCGGCGACGTTCGCGGCCACGTTCTCGATCACGGCCGGGTTACTCAGACCGCTTGGCGGGTGGATCAGCGACGTTCTGGCGCGCAACGAGCGAAACATCCTCCCGTGGTTCGAGGGCCGCTACCGCGAGCAGTGGACGTTCGCCACGATGGTGTTCGTCGTCGTGGCCTTATTCGGCATGACGGCTGCCGGGTTGTCCGGTAACATCTATCTGGCCGTGTTCGCCGGCTTCCTGGTCGGCGTCGGCTGTGCGTTCTCCGAAGGGGCGATCTTCGCGCAGGTGCCGGCGATGTTCCCCGACAACTCGGGAACCGTCGCCGGCGTCGTCGGCGGGATCGGCACGGTCGGCGGATCGGTGTACCCGCTCCTGTTCGCCGCACCCTTCCTGCCGAATCTCCACGTGGGCTACACCGTCGTCGCGCTCACGATGATCCCGATTCTGGTGCTAACCGCCTGGGTGTTCCAGCCACACATCGCCGAACACGCGACCGAAGACGGCTGGATCGTCGACGAACAGCCAGCGCCGACGACCGCCACCACCTCTCCGAGCGACGACTGA